The DNA sequence GGCGCCACGGGCGCGTGCCTCCTCGTCGAAATAGTGCGGCTGCTGCCCGCGCTGGTCGATGAAGTATTTGGCCAATTCCATGTACTTTTGTTCGCCCGTCACCCGCGCCAGCTTGACCAGCGCCAGCTCGATCTCCTCATGGCCGCAATAGCCCTTCTTCTTGCCGGGCTCGGGCCCGAGCACCGAGGCGATGTGGTCGGCGTAGCGGCACATGATGTCGAGCAGCTTGCGCTTGCCCGTCGCCTGGTAGTAGGCGACCGCGCCCTCGATGAGGTGGCCGGCGCAATAAAGCTCGTGGCAGTCGCGCAGATTGGTCCAGCGCTTGCCCGGCTGGATGCGCTGGTACCAGCTGGAGAGATAGCCGTCCTCCTGCTGCAGCCTGCCATACATGTCGATGACGGCGTCGATCTTCTTCTCCAGTTCGGGATTCTTACGCCGGTAGAGCGAATAGGCCGCGGTCTCGATCGTCTTGCCGAGATCGGAATCCCAGAACATCTGCGTAGTCACCGTCGAGCCGGTGAAGCCGGCGGAGGCCGCCTCGTCGGGCGAGGGCGAGTGGAACGGAATGACGACGCCTGGCGAGGGCTGGTCCGGATCGATCTGCTCCAGCATGCGCGCCGCCACGCAGCGGTCGTAAAGGATGTCGGCGGTGCGCGTGGCAACCGCCTCGGCGCGGTCGCCCCAGAAGCCGCGCACGTCGACCTGCGGCACCGGCAGCGGGCGGAAGGCGAGCTTCGGCTTGCCCGTCTCCTGCGATTTATTTGGGGTGGCGTGGCGGGGGGATGGCGATGCGGTCATGAACTCACTCCATTCGATCTGACGTCTATCTCTTTGTTGGAGCATGATCTTTCCGAAAACCGGTTCCCACTTTTCGGGATCATGCTCTATTTGACGGCCCCGGCCATCAGGCCGCGGATGTAGAAGCGCTGCAAAGCCAGGAACAGGATCAGGCACGGCACCATCATCACGGTGACGCCCGCCTGCACCGCGCCCCAGTCGATGGCGCCGAAGCGGCCGGACTGAAGTGCGGTCATCATCACCGGCAGCGTGAACTTGGACTGGTCGGTCATCAGCACCAGGGCAGCGAGGAATTCGTTCCAGGCGCCGAGGAAGGCAAACAGCGCGATGGTGACGACACCAGGCCAGACCAGCGGCAGCATGACCTTTATGAGCATGGTGGCGTTGCCGGCGCCGTCCATGCGCGCGGCCTCCTCGATCTCGCGCGGCACCGCGTCGAAGGCGTTGCGCATCATGAAGATCGAGAACGGCAGCTGCAGCGTCACATAGACGCCGACCAGGCCGGTCAGCGTGTTGTGCAGGCCAAGCTTGGTCAGCACCAGGAAGATCGGCGTCAGGATCGACTGGAACGGGATCATGATCGTCGACAGGATGAGGACGAAGAACAAGTCCTTGAACGGGAACCGAAACCGCGAAAAACCGTAGCCGGCGAGCACGCTGACGATGACCGACAGCATGACCGTCATCACCGAGACATAGATGCTGTTCTGCGCCGAGGCCCACAGGCCGTCGCCGAAACTGTTCAGCGTTTGATAGTTCTCCAGCGAGAAGCCCGTCGTCGGCCAGGGCGGCAGCGGCGGCAGGCGCGCCTCCTGTGCCGGCTTGAAGGCCGACAGCACCGTCCACACGATCGGCGCCACGAACAGCACCGAGGCGACGATGCCGGTGGAATGCCTGGCCAAGCGCGCGGCAAGCTTGCCTGTGCCCGATATCGCCTGCGTCATCAGTCGAGCCCCTCGGGTTTGCGCAGCAACCAGAGCTGGACGAGGCTGAGCGCCACCAGGATGACCAGCAGCACCATCGAGAGTGCCGCGCCATAGCCGAGCTTGAACGAGACGAAGGACTGGTTGAAGATCCAGTACACCGCCGTCAGCGTCTGGTTGCGCGGGCCGCCGCGCAGGATGATGTAGAACTGGTCGAAGGCAAGGATGGAGCCCGCGACCGACAGGATCAGCGCCAGCGCCAGGGTGCGGCGCATCAGCGGCAAGGTGATCGCCCGGAACCTGGCGAACGGCCCGGCGCCGTCGATGACGGCGGCCTCCTGCAGATCCTGCGGGATCGACTGCAGGCCGGTCATCAGGATGATCATGGTGAAGCCAGCGACCTTCCACACCACCATGGCGATGATCGACCAGAAGGCCGGTTGGAAGGTGGCGAGCAGGTTGAACTTCTTGTCGATCAGGCCGAGATCGTAGGCGGCGGGGCTGAACAGGCCGGAATCGACGTTGAGCAGCCACGACCACAAAAGGCTCGCCGAGGCAAAGCCGACCACCGCCGGCATGAAGAACATGGTGCGGTAGAGGTTGGTGAACGGGCGCGGCCGCTCGATGAAGATCGCCAGCGGAAAGGCGACGGCGAAGATCGCGATGGTGACGATCAGCGTGTAGTAGCCGGTGAATCTCAGCGCGTTCCAGAACCTGGTGTCGCGCAGGATTGCCCAGTAGTTGCCGAGGCCGATGAAGGAGTGCTCGCCCATCAAGGGCCAGTTGTGCAGCGACATCCAGGCCGTCATGCCGAGCGGAATGACGAAGAACAGCATGACCAGCGCCACCGCCGGCGCCACATAGAGCAGGCCAATCCATTGCCGGCGCCCGGCGCCAACGCGTTTGCGGAGGCGGGGTGGGGCGGTGGTTGCGGTGATGGTGGTCATGGCTGTTTCCCTGGCGCTGCGTCCCCTCCTCCTCGAGGGGAGGGTCCGGCCGAAGGCCGGGGGTGGGGTCCTCCGCCAAGCGCGCCGACATCAAGGAACGTCGAGCACTGCCGAGACGACCCCACCCGGACCTGCGGTCCGACCTCCCCTCAAGGGGAGGTGGAGGCGGCGCTACTTCTGCGGCGCCTGGTCGATGATCGACTGCATGGTCTCCTGGGCGTTTGCTATGGCGCCATCGACGTCGTCGCCGAAGAACACCTCGTTGATCATCTGTGTCCACGGGCCGTTGGCGGAGTTGATCAGGTCGTTGAACACCACCGAATACGGCGTCTTGCCCTTGGCCATCGCCTCGGCGGCGATCTGGTAGCGCGGGTCGAGCTCCTTCAGCGCGTCCTTGGCGATGTCGCCGCGCACCGGCAGGCTGCCGTATTTGGCCAGGATCGTCTGGCCTTCGAGCGAATAGGCGAAGTCCAGGAACTCCTTCACCACGGCGAGTTTCTTGGTGCCCTTGGTGACAACGAAATTGTCGCCGCCGGCAAAGGACGACCAGTTGCCATCCTTGCCCGGCAGGAAGGTGACGCCGTAGTCGACATCAGGATATTGCGTGTTGAGCGCGCCGATGGCGAAGGCGCCGGAGGGCGAGATGCCGATATTGCCGGCGGCGAAGGCGGCAAAGAAATTGGCGCCGGTGTCGGTCTGCGCGCCCGCCGGCACCAAATCCTTCTTGACCATCGAGCGGTAGAGATCGATGGCGCCGCGCAATTGCGGGCTGTCCAGCGTCGCCTTGGAGCCGTCCTCCGACAGGATGTCGCCGCCCGAAGCCCAGATCAGCGGCGTGAAGGTGAAGATGTTGCAGCCACCGCAATTGCCGGAGAAGTAGAAGCCCTTGATGTTGCCGCCAAGCGCGTTGACCTTCTCGGCGTCGGCTTCGATCTCGGCCCAGTTGGCCGGGCCTTTTTCAGGGTCGAGGCCTGCCTGCTTGAACAGCTTCTTGTTCCAGATCAGCACCGAGGCGTCGGCCGAGAAGGGCAGGCCGTAAATGCGGTCCTTGTAGGTGCCGGTCTTCACATGCGCGGGCGACAGGCTGGCGAAATAGGGGAGCGACTTCGCCCAGTCGGTGATGTCCTCCAATTGGCCGGCGGCCGCGAAGGAGGGCGTGTAGATCAGGTCGAGCGACAGCGCGTCGGGCGCCGTGCCGCCGGCCGCGGCCGCGCCATATTTCGGGATGATCTCGGCATTGGGGATGATGTCGAGCTTGACCTGGTCCTTGTTCGCCTTGTTGAAGGCGTCGACGATCCTCGGCATGAAGTTCGAGCCGTCGGCGCGTACCCAGATGTTGGCGGTTTCGGCGGCGGCAAATTGCAGGCCGCAACCCAGAACGGCAGCCGTCAACGTCAATTTGGTCAGGGCCAATTTGGTCAGGGCCAATTTGGTCGGGGCCAGTTTGGCAATCAAAGTCCTCATGTTCTCCTCCTCCTCATTTGGCCGCGATGCGCGGCTTGCCGCCGATCGCGGCGCTTCGTTTCTCAGCCGTCTTTTCAGCCGTCGGGCAGGCGGCCGCAGGACTGCCGCACCACCAGCCGGCACGGCAGTTTTCTGATGCCCGGCGCGGCGGGCTTGCCGCCGACCAGGGAAAGCAGGGTCAGCCCGGCCTCGCGGCCGAGCGCTGTCAGGTTCATGTCGACCGAGGTCAGCGGCGGGCGGGTCGCCTCGGCCACGATCTCCCAATTGTCGAAGCCGATGACGCCGACATCGCCGGGAACGCTCAAGCCACGCTCGCGCAGGGCATCGATGACGCCGCGCGCGATCTGGTCGTTGCCGCAGAAGACGGCGTCCGGCTTTTCTCCCCCGCCATCGAAAAGGATCGTCACCGCCTCATGCCCCCAGGCTTCCGACCAGGCGCCGAGCAGGGGCTCGATGAGGGGTAGGCCGTTCTCGATCAGCGCGGCGCGATAGGCCTGCGCCCGTTCATGCACCACGGCAAAGCTGGCCGGGCCACTGACATGGGCGATGCGCTTGCGGCCGAGCCGGCAGAAATGGTCGACGGCCAGCCGCGCCCCGCCCGCATCGTCGGAAACGAAGGCGACGGCGTCGGGATCGGGCTGGGTGAAGGCGTAGATCACCGGGATGCGCAAATTGGCGAGATCGATCGGCAGATGGCGGTCGATGCGCTTGCCGGTGGCGATGATGCCGTCGACGCGCTTGTCGAGCATGGCCTCGACATGGAGCTGGCCGAGACGGGGATCCTCCTCGACATTGCACAGGAATACCGAGACGCCGGCATCGACCAGCGCATCCGAAATGCCCGACATCAGCGGCAGCGAGAAACGGCCATAGGTGTCGTTGGTGAGCAGGCCGACAGTAAAGGAGCGGCGCCTCAGCAGGCTCTGCGCCAGGCTGTTGGGCCGGAAGCCCAGGTTGCGCGCCGTCTCGCGAATGCGCTCGCGAGTCTCGGCGGTCATGCGCCCCTGATCGTTGAGCGCCTTGGATGCAGTGGCAACGCTGACGCCGGCCTGCGCGGCCACGTCGCGCAAGGTGACGGGTTTGGGAAAGACCGGAACTGGCTGGTCGTCCGATGCCATCGCGGCAGAAATCCTTGGTTGGAAAAAGGTTTTCCCTTACCGGCCCGAATAAAGCCCGGCTAACGGCCGAACGCCATCGGGACTGTCTGGAAAAACCTTTTCTCAACTTGAAGGCTAGGCCAGATTGGGGGACCGATCAAGAGGAAAATGGCCAGATCAGGGTTCCTCGGTACCATCCGCTATTTCGCGCGCGGCCGCGACGTTTCGCATCTTCGAGGCCGAAAGGCAGGTGAAAGGGAACGCGCCGCGGTGTGGAGCTGGACGCTCTTGCCCTTGGTCGGCAGGACCATTGCATGGCTGGGACGTCAGACGTGGCTTGAGCCGCCGCATTCCTCGACTTGGTGCAAGCCCAGCGGGAGACTGCTCACGTCCTTGGAGTGACTCTATGCCTTCTTGGCCACACGCTTCTTTTTCGGCGCCGGGTTCAGCGCTTCCGCCACGCGATCGGCTTCTTCCTTGGCCAGGCGCAATTCCCTCAGCCTTGCCGTCTTGATCTCCCTGGCCCTCGCCTCGGACATGTATTCGGCGGTTGCCTTGTTGCGCTCCGCGGTTTTCTTCTGCTTGTCGACAAAGCGGGCTTCAGCTTTTTGCATGATCGTCTGATTGCCGTCGGCCATTGAAGAAATCTCCTTCGCGCGTGAAATCGTGAAAATGAACTTCTCGATAAATAGGCGCCCGGAAGGAAAAATTCAATCTTTCGAATAATTTGGCCTCCTTGTCGGCGTCAGGAGACCGCGCTTCGAAATAATACTTTTGAAATTTTTCTCCCGCCGGAATCAAATCTTGCGCCGGGAATGGAGATAGCGCCAAGGCGCCAACGGACAGAATTTCGAACGGAAAACCGTTTCGCATTTTCCTGGAATTGCCTAGGATGGTCAGGTGGTCGTTTGGTGCAGGGTTTGCGGAAACGGAACCGCGATTCCCGGTTTGGAGACAAGTCATGTTCGCGGCCCAGGCCATCGATATCTCAGACAAGGCCGCGTTCTACCGCGACCTCGCCAAGCAATTGAAGGCGCTGCTCGAGGGCGAGCACGATTCGATCGCCAACGCCGCCAATACCGCGGCGCTGATCTTCCAGATGGTGCCCGACCTCAATTGGGCCGGCTTCTATTTCCTGGCATCGGACGAGGAGTTGGTGCTGGGGCCCTTCCAGGGCAAGCCGGCCTGCGTGCGCATCGCCGTCGGCCAGGGCGTATGCGGAACGGCGGTCGAGCTCGGCACCTCGATGCTGATCAAGGACGTGCATGATTTCCCCGGCCATATCGCCTGCGACGCCGCCTCGCGCTCCGAGCTGGTCGTGCTGCTCGAGGACGAGGAGGGCGTTTTCGGCGTGCTCGATCTCGACAGCCCGCTGCCCGGCCGCTTCGACAGTGCCGACCAGGCCGGCATCGAGGCGCTGGCGGCGATCTATGTCGCGGCGAGTTCGTTCCAGGACTGAACTTCCGGCAGCGTAATCAGGGCGCTGCCTTCAGCGCGCGCCTGAAGGCCGTGGTCGCCATGTCGATCAGTTGCGCGTGGATTTGCGCGCGTGACCGGCCCGCGCCGTCGTCGCATACGGGGTCGCCGATCTCTTGGGATATGATGAGCGCCGGCGCGCCGGGCTTGCACTCGCCGAACATGCTGTAGTGGCTGGCATCTCCGATCGTCGCGTAGCTGGAATTGGGGATCGCCTTGGCGATGCCCGAGGCATCGGCGGTCGCGGGGATCTTTCCCGGCTGGCCAAGATTGACGATGTCGATCGGGATTTTGATGCCGGAAATGCTCCCGGCGTCAAAGACATCCGATGGCGCGGG is a window from the Mesorhizobium australicum WSM2073 genome containing:
- a CDS encoding carbohydrate ABC transporter permease, which encodes MTQAISGTGKLAARLARHSTGIVASVLFVAPIVWTVLSAFKPAQEARLPPLPPWPTTGFSLENYQTLNSFGDGLWASAQNSIYVSVMTVMLSVIVSVLAGYGFSRFRFPFKDLFFVLILSTIMIPFQSILTPIFLVLTKLGLHNTLTGLVGVYVTLQLPFSIFMMRNAFDAVPREIEEAARMDGAGNATMLIKVMLPLVWPGVVTIALFAFLGAWNEFLAALVLMTDQSKFTLPVMMTALQSGRFGAIDWGAVQAGVTVMMVPCLILFLALQRFYIRGLMAGAVK
- a CDS encoding carbohydrate ABC transporter permease, which translates into the protein MTTITATTAPPRLRKRVGAGRRQWIGLLYVAPAVALVMLFFVIPLGMTAWMSLHNWPLMGEHSFIGLGNYWAILRDTRFWNALRFTGYYTLIVTIAIFAVAFPLAIFIERPRPFTNLYRTMFFMPAVVGFASASLLWSWLLNVDSGLFSPAAYDLGLIDKKFNLLATFQPAFWSIIAMVVWKVAGFTMIILMTGLQSIPQDLQEAAVIDGAGPFARFRAITLPLMRRTLALALILSVAGSILAFDQFYIILRGGPRNQTLTAVYWIFNQSFVSFKLGYGAALSMVLLVILVALSLVQLWLLRKPEGLD
- a CDS encoding ABC transporter substrate-binding protein, which gives rise to MRTLIAKLAPTKLALTKLALTKLTLTAAVLGCGLQFAAAETANIWVRADGSNFMPRIVDAFNKANKDQVKLDIIPNAEIIPKYGAAAAGGTAPDALSLDLIYTPSFAAAGQLEDITDWAKSLPYFASLSPAHVKTGTYKDRIYGLPFSADASVLIWNKKLFKQAGLDPEKGPANWAEIEADAEKVNALGGNIKGFYFSGNCGGCNIFTFTPLIWASGGDILSEDGSKATLDSPQLRGAIDLYRSMVKKDLVPAGAQTDTGANFFAAFAAGNIGISPSGAFAIGALNTQYPDVDYGVTFLPGKDGNWSSFAGGDNFVVTKGTKKLAVVKEFLDFAYSLEGQTILAKYGSLPVRGDIAKDALKELDPRYQIAAEAMAKGKTPYSVVFNDLINSANGPWTQMINEVFFGDDVDGAIANAQETMQSIIDQAPQK
- a CDS encoding LacI family DNA-binding transcriptional regulator — encoded protein: MASDDQPVPVFPKPVTLRDVAAQAGVSVATASKALNDQGRMTAETRERIRETARNLGFRPNSLAQSLLRRRSFTVGLLTNDTYGRFSLPLMSGISDALVDAGVSVFLCNVEEDPRLGQLHVEAMLDKRVDGIIATGKRIDRHLPIDLANLRIPVIYAFTQPDPDAVAFVSDDAGGARLAVDHFCRLGRKRIAHVSGPASFAVVHERAQAYRAALIENGLPLIEPLLGAWSEAWGHEAVTILFDGGGEKPDAVFCGNDQIARGVIDALRERGLSVPGDVGVIGFDNWEIVAEATRPPLTSVDMNLTALGREAGLTLLSLVGGKPAAPGIRKLPCRLVVRQSCGRLPDG
- a CDS encoding GAF domain-containing protein produces the protein MFAAQAIDISDKAAFYRDLAKQLKALLEGEHDSIANAANTAALIFQMVPDLNWAGFYFLASDEELVLGPFQGKPACVRIAVGQGVCGTAVELGTSMLIKDVHDFPGHIACDAASRSELVVLLEDEEGVFGVLDLDSPLPGRFDSADQAGIEALAAIYVAASSFQD